A single genomic interval of Suncus etruscus isolate mSunEtr1 chromosome 10, mSunEtr1.pri.cur, whole genome shotgun sequence harbors:
- the PSKH2 gene encoding serine/threonine-protein kinase H2 — protein MGCGASRKVVPALPELAWIKGNGQNQGNLIGSGSETAAEAAQRMQIARFRAKFDPRVLSRYNIKSLIGTGSFSKVVRVEQKTTKKPFAIKVMETRAREGKEACDSELTVLRRVCHRYIVQLMEIFEAQDRVYMVMELATGGELFDRLLTQGSFTEQDAVRILQMVADGVQYLHGLRITHRDLKPENLLYYHPGAESKILITDFGLAHSGNKSGDWTMRTLCGTPHYIAPEVLLRQPYTSAVDMWALGVITYVLLSGFLPFDDENHTRLYRKILKGKLNYTREPWPNISHLAKDFIDKLLILEASHRMSAGQALAHPWVITMAAGCSRKNHQRLISQNLLRKESPYSQSPRSTQSSKSYYHKSRHLWKKRNLRVEDAPLSPH, from the exons ATGGGCTGCGGGGCCAGCAGGAAGGTGGTTCCAGCCCTACCTGAGCTGGCTTGGATCAAAGGCAACGGTCAAAACCAAGGCAACCTCATTGGATCCGGGTCAGAGACTGCAGCTGAGGCAGCCCAGAGGATGCAGATTGCCCGCTTTAgagccaagtttgatccccgggtaCTGTCCAG ATACAACATCAAGTCTCTTATTGGGACAGGCAGTTTCAGCAAGGTCGTCAGGGTGGAACAGAAGACCACCAAGAAACCTTTTGCAATCAAGGTGATGGAAACCAGGGCGAGAGAAGGCAAAGAAGCCTGCGACTCTGAGCTCACTGTCCTGAGGCGAGTTTGTCATCGTTATATTGTGCAGCTCATGGAGATCTTTGAAGCCCAGGACCGAGTTTACATGGTGATGGAGTTGGCCACTGGAGGGGAACTCTTCGACCGACTTTTGACTCAAGGATCTTTTACAGAGCAAGATGCTGTCAGAATTCTCCAGATGGTGGCTGATGGTGTTCAATATTTGCATGGATTGCGAATAACTCACAGGGACTTAAAGCCTGAAAATCTCTTGTATTATCATCCAGGTGCCGAGTCCAAAATTTTGATCACCGATTTTGGTTTGGCACATTCTGGGAACAAAAGTGGCGACTGGACCATGAGAACGCTTTGTGGCACCCCACATTACATAGCCCCTGAGGTATTGCTTCGGCAGCCTTATACCAGTGCTGTTGACATGTGGGCCCTTGGTGTGATCACATATGTTTTACTCAGTGGATTTCTGCCTTTTGATGATGAGAACCATACGAGGCTTTACAGGAAGATTCTGAAAGGCAAACTGAATTATACCCGAGAG cctTGGCCAAACATTTCTCACTTGGCAAAGGACTTTATAGACAAACTGCTGATTTTGGAGGCCAGTCATCGCATGTCAGCTGGACAGGCTCTGGCCCATCCCTGGGTGATCACCATGGCTGCAGGTTGTTCCAGGAAGAATCATCAGAGGCTCATTTCTCAGAACCTCCTGCGGAAGGAGTCGCCATATTCTCAGAGTCCCAGATCAACACAATCTTCTAAGTCCTATTATCACAAATCAAGGCATCTTTGGAAGAAGAGAAACTTAAGAGTAGAAGATGCACCACTGTCTCCACATTAG